The following proteins are co-located in the Pedobacter sp. FW305-3-2-15-E-R2A2 genome:
- a CDS encoding RNA polymerase sigma-70 factor has translation MKTYHTFSDQELTVMLRQGEKGALTEIYKRYQPLLYSHAYRRLPDQEEIRDLIQELFITLWDNRNSFQLHGSLASYLYTSVRNRILNLYRNQKVRDNYSLSLKNFMEQGSNITEETLREKELVQLVEQEVAALPSQMRLIFEMSRNLEMSHNEIALELDLSPHTVRTQVRNALRILREKLGVNIFLIFF, from the coding sequence ATGAAGACTTACCATACTTTTTCTGATCAGGAATTAACCGTCATGTTAAGGCAGGGCGAAAAAGGAGCGCTTACAGAAATTTACAAGCGTTATCAACCGCTTCTTTACAGTCATGCTTACCGGCGACTGCCCGATCAGGAGGAAATCAGGGACCTCATTCAGGAGCTTTTTATCACCCTTTGGGACAACCGCAATTCATTTCAACTCCATGGAAGCCTGGCTTCCTATCTGTATACTTCCGTACGCAACAGGATCTTGAACCTGTATAGAAATCAAAAAGTGCGGGATAATTATAGTCTTTCGTTAAAGAATTTTATGGAGCAGGGCAGTAATATTACAGAAGAAACACTTCGGGAAAAGGAACTTGTGCAGCTCGTAGAGCAGGAGGTTGCCGCTTTGCCCTCACAGATGCGCTTGATTTTTGAAATGAGCCGTAACCTGGAGATGAGCCATAATGAAATTGCGCTGGAGCTTGATCTAAGCCCACATACAGTACGTACCCAGGTTAGAAATGCACTTCGTATTTTGAGAGAGAAATTAGGGGTAAATATCTTTTTAATCTTTTTTTAA
- a CDS encoding FecR family protein translates to MEKATDLLDKYNSGMATDEEKATVESWYLKYKTAATDLSQQKIEQEYLLGLEALTSHMDRSSSLRLWPRIVAAAALFLVLSIGAFFVFRPALKQERTSYQHNDIGIGGNRAVLTLSNGRQISLTDAVNGTIVEESGIKVTKTRDGQLLYVLNGKQSAAEQISYNTITTPKGGQYQIILPDGTKVWLNAASSLVYPTAFSAVQRKVVLKGEAYFEVAKQLPKKVPFIVQTDRAKVEVLGTHFNVNAYDNEPFTKTTLLEGKVAVSYPETNHALILSPNQQAWNDKKTDLIRVITVDPEYDIAWKKGWFMFNDESIESIMRKISRWYDVEVVYEGKITAHQVFGGTVNRFENVSKVLEMLELTNAVHFKIEGRKITVMP, encoded by the coding sequence ATGGAAAAAGCAACGGATCTACTAGATAAGTACAATTCAGGAATGGCTACGGATGAAGAAAAGGCAACCGTAGAAAGCTGGTATCTTAAATATAAGACTGCAGCTACTGACCTTAGTCAGCAGAAAATAGAGCAGGAATACCTGCTTGGGCTGGAAGCATTGACCAGTCATATGGACCGCTCTTCTTCCCTGCGGTTGTGGCCGAGGATAGTTGCTGCAGCGGCATTGTTCCTCGTTCTGAGCATTGGAGCTTTCTTTGTTTTTCGCCCTGCGCTAAAACAGGAAAGGACTTCCTATCAGCATAACGATATCGGTATTGGAGGAAACAGGGCGGTACTAACCCTTTCAAACGGACGACAGATTTCGTTAACAGATGCGGTCAATGGAACGATTGTGGAGGAATCCGGAATCAAGGTGACGAAAACCCGGGATGGCCAGCTGTTATATGTATTAAACGGTAAGCAATCCGCAGCAGAACAGATCAGCTATAATACCATCACTACTCCTAAAGGCGGACAATACCAGATTATTCTTCCCGATGGCACTAAGGTTTGGCTCAACGCGGCCTCTTCATTGGTATATCCTACCGCATTTTCTGCAGTACAGCGAAAAGTGGTCTTGAAAGGAGAAGCCTATTTCGAAGTGGCCAAACAGTTGCCCAAGAAAGTACCTTTTATTGTGCAGACCGACAGAGCTAAAGTAGAAGTGCTGGGCACGCATTTTAACGTCAATGCTTACGACAATGAGCCTTTTACCAAAACCACTTTACTCGAAGGGAAAGTAGCTGTCAGTTATCCTGAAACCAACCATGCCCTTATCTTGAGCCCCAATCAACAGGCATGGAACGATAAAAAAACAGACTTGATTCGGGTAATTACGGTAGATCCGGAATATGATATTGCCTGGAAAAAGGGCTGGTTCATGTTTAATGACGAAAGCATTGAAAGCATTATGAGAAAGATCTCCAGATGGTATGATGTAGAAGTGGTATACGAAGGGAAGATCACCGCTCATCAGGTATTTGGAGGAACAGTGAACAGGTTTGAAAATGTCTCCAAAGTACTGGAGATGCTGGAACTGACCAATGCCGTTCATTTTAAAATTGAAGGAAGAAAAATTACGGTAATGCCCTGA
- a CDS encoding TonB-dependent receptor — protein sequence MKLVIILMTGLLLQVNASGFAQRITINKKDASLKYIFNEIRKQTGYDVLWQTIQIQQVKNIDVSFRNETLETVLKQALAASGLSYAIKDKTVVIQKTDKTFFDRLVGYLKAIDIHGLVVDEKGLPLPGASVKVKGSNKVTKTNGRGEFSLEQVEENAVLSVSYLGYQTKDVAVKGESNLRITLAESQEKLEAVVVVGYGTTKRKDLVGTVATIGGDDMRKQVATNFTQALAGRAAGVQVSRPNGNPGAGASIRIRGLSTASGVNDPLFVIDGIPVQLFNGGGTDAARSTPANGLMDPLAGIDMNDVENIEVLKDATATAIYGSRAANGVVIVTTKRGRAGEQPVFSFNYDVSMDRQNKFLDALSGPEYVKFMTETYEKAGVPIEAAGFPGTANTDWQREVIQKGLIQNLNLSVMGASKDGNTNYGFSTGLTDQKGVLINTGFKRYSLRANVESKFFDLLKIGTNLNYSLSKQTGGSSSMYTNYGAANYRPDVPVRNPDGSYANDGLSDNPVATRMATDINESQRLLASVYAELEIIPGLKARSSLSYDVNHNAGFLYTPSWLLASINANQKGSRTDRNFEYTNRIFDNTLSFTKAFDKHHIDAVAGASWTLNRSNFSNVSSINFPNDDVLNNLGSAGMVNGYSSGGESSGLESFFLRANYNYDGKYYLTVSGRADNSTKFGPENQWGYFPSVGLAWRFSQENFMKGLSFIDDAKLRLTRGKTGTSAFGSFGFLTLFNTGYFYNGINGLRANPDDGQPNPDIRWEGTTQTDAALELSFLKSRLKTTVNFYRKYTEGMITGPSIPSSNGYSFQNKNIGDVSNQGWEFTVSAIPVNTDKFTWISDFNISFNKNKVEKTYGTALYGTILLTEGLPLNGIRGYRTNGLYQDQGEIDALNAKARLATGNPSAFYQTALTAPGDVRFVDLNGDGRIDTKDRSILGYSQNPKYFGGWNNTFRYGQLELSTLFQFDVGSKVSREQNNDVFGGYFTNVSSLVLTGWTPENPNTQQPRNVINGPAQNVDTNTDRFIEDTSFLRLKNVQLSYLLNNALLKKMHIQQLRLFAGMTNLFTWTKYKGLDPEVNSENTFTDHGRDTATYPTTQSITFGVNLKF from the coding sequence ATGAAGTTAGTTATCATTTTAATGACTGGCCTCCTGTTACAGGTCAATGCCAGTGGATTTGCACAGCGGATTACGATCAATAAGAAAGATGCATCGCTTAAATATATCTTCAATGAAATCAGGAAACAGACTGGTTATGATGTCCTGTGGCAAACGATACAAATTCAGCAAGTCAAAAATATAGATGTTTCTTTCCGGAATGAAACACTGGAAACAGTATTGAAACAGGCGCTTGCTGCCAGTGGTTTATCTTATGCCATTAAGGATAAAACCGTTGTTATTCAAAAAACAGATAAAACATTCTTTGATCGCCTGGTTGGCTATCTTAAGGCAATAGACATTCATGGACTTGTAGTTGATGAAAAGGGACTTCCATTGCCAGGGGCGAGTGTAAAGGTCAAAGGCAGTAACAAAGTAACCAAGACCAATGGCCGCGGTGAGTTTAGCCTGGAGCAGGTGGAAGAAAACGCGGTATTGTCGGTTTCCTATTTAGGTTACCAGACTAAAGATGTCGCGGTGAAGGGCGAAAGTAACCTCAGAATTACCCTTGCTGAAAGTCAGGAGAAGCTGGAAGCAGTAGTGGTTGTCGGTTATGGAACAACGAAAAGAAAAGACCTTGTCGGCACAGTAGCCACTATTGGTGGAGATGACATGAGAAAGCAGGTGGCTACTAATTTCACACAGGCCCTGGCAGGAAGAGCTGCAGGTGTTCAGGTGAGCAGACCTAACGGGAATCCTGGTGCAGGAGCTTCAATCAGAATCAGGGGCTTGTCGACTGCAAGTGGGGTGAATGATCCTTTATTTGTGATTGATGGGATTCCGGTCCAATTGTTCAATGGGGGTGGAACAGATGCTGCGCGCTCTACGCCCGCAAATGGATTGATGGATCCATTGGCAGGGATAGATATGAATGATGTGGAGAATATAGAAGTCTTAAAAGATGCCACAGCGACTGCTATTTATGGTTCAAGGGCTGCAAACGGGGTCGTTATTGTAACGACAAAACGAGGCCGGGCAGGGGAACAGCCTGTTTTTAGTTTTAATTATGATGTTTCCATGGATCGCCAGAATAAATTTCTTGATGCGCTGTCTGGTCCGGAATATGTAAAATTCATGACCGAAACCTATGAAAAAGCTGGGGTTCCGATTGAAGCAGCGGGTTTCCCGGGTACAGCAAATACAGACTGGCAAAGGGAAGTGATCCAGAAGGGCCTGATCCAGAACCTCAATCTGAGCGTAATGGGCGCATCCAAAGATGGCAATACGAATTATGGCTTTTCGACAGGTTTAACAGATCAGAAAGGCGTGCTGATCAATACTGGTTTTAAGCGTTACTCCTTGCGTGCCAACGTAGAATCTAAATTCTTTGACCTGTTAAAAATCGGGACAAACCTGAATTATAGCCTGAGTAAGCAAACAGGTGGCTCTTCATCTATGTATACGAACTATGGAGCGGCGAACTACAGACCTGATGTCCCGGTTCGAAACCCGGATGGATCTTATGCAAATGACGGGCTTAGCGATAATCCTGTAGCAACCAGAATGGCGACTGATATTAATGAAAGTCAGCGGTTACTCGCCTCCGTATATGCGGAGCTGGAGATCATTCCGGGTTTAAAAGCGAGGTCATCCCTTTCCTATGATGTAAACCACAATGCCGGATTTTTGTATACGCCAAGCTGGCTGCTCGCCTCCATCAATGCAAATCAAAAGGGATCGAGAACGGATCGGAATTTTGAATATACGAACCGGATATTTGACAATACCCTCAGTTTTACCAAAGCTTTTGATAAACATCATATAGATGCCGTTGCAGGTGCTTCCTGGACGTTAAACAGAAGTAATTTCAGTAACGTCAGCAGCATTAACTTCCCTAACGATGATGTCCTGAACAACCTTGGTTCTGCGGGAATGGTCAATGGATACAGTAGCGGAGGGGAAAGCAGCGGACTGGAGTCCTTTTTTCTTCGTGCGAATTACAATTACGATGGAAAGTATTACCTGACGGTAAGTGGGCGTGCAGACAACTCCACCAAATTCGGACCTGAAAATCAATGGGGATATTTTCCTTCAGTGGGCTTGGCCTGGAGATTTTCTCAGGAGAACTTTATGAAAGGACTCTCCTTTATTGATGATGCAAAATTACGGCTAACCCGGGGAAAAACCGGAACCTCTGCATTTGGAAGTTTTGGCTTTTTAACCTTGTTTAATACGGGCTATTTTTACAATGGAATAAACGGACTCAGGGCAAATCCTGATGACGGACAGCCCAATCCGGACATCCGCTGGGAAGGAACGACGCAGACAGATGCTGCATTGGAACTGAGTTTCCTGAAGTCAAGGTTAAAAACTACCGTCAATTTTTATAGAAAATATACAGAGGGCATGATTACCGGGCCTAGTATTCCTTCCTCCAATGGTTACAGTTTCCAGAACAAAAACATTGGGGATGTCAGCAATCAGGGCTGGGAGTTTACTGTATCGGCTATTCCCGTAAATACGGACAAGTTTACCTGGATCTCTGATTTTAACATCAGCTTTAATAAGAACAAAGTTGAAAAAACCTATGGAACCGCATTGTATGGTACTATTCTTCTGACGGAAGGACTTCCCCTGAATGGAATCAGAGGATACCGGACAAATGGGCTTTACCAGGATCAGGGGGAAATAGATGCCTTAAATGCCAAAGCGAGGCTAGCTACAGGGAATCCAAGTGCATTTTATCAGACTGCACTGACGGCTCCCGGAGATGTCAGGTTTGTGGACCTTAATGGAGATGGAAGGATCGATACCAAAGACAGATCAATTCTGGGCTATTCTCAAAACCCAAAATATTTTGGAGGCTGGAACAATACGTTCCGATACGGACAGTTGGAATTGAGTACCCTTTTTCAGTTTGATGTGGGAAGTAAGGTGTCAAGGGAACAGAATAATGATGTTTTCGGTGGTTACTTTACCAATGTATCTTCATTGGTGCTGACCGGATGGACGCCTGAAAATCCAAATACACAGCAGCCTAGAAATGTGATCAACGGGCCTGCACAGAATGTGGATACAAATACAGACCGTTTTATTGAAGATACTTCTTTTCTGAGGTTAAAGAACGTGCAGCTGAGTTATCTTTTGAATAATGCACTGCTAAAAAAGATGCACATTCAGCAGCTACGGTTATTTGCCGGAATGACGAATTTATTTACCTGGACAAAGTATAAAGGCTTGGATCCGGAAGTGAACAGTGAAAATACATTTACAGATCATGGAAGGGACACGGCTACTTATCCAACTACTCAAAGTATAACGTTTGGTGTTAATCTTAAATTTTAA
- a CDS encoding RagB/SusD family nutrient uptake outer membrane protein, with protein MKSISIALSCMLFMGLQACKLTDVTDLKPENKLDESTVVVDIPSAEKLLAGAYYSLRDEPLANQTPIYVGLMGLNVTASGTSSNPYFTNNVPPNNTNLNSYLYGGPYQLIQTANFVILKTGALTSTDPRKAQIIAEAKFLRAMGHFYILRLFGQFWDMGSSYGMEIKDIPNSPVAARASVKASYEFILADLDVAIRDCPEYKTGVMKGYATKLAAKALKARVLLYEKEYAAAAVLAKEVMSGPAVLSADFVNLFTNEKYNSDEVLLGSITFANNNNIYYENGKSYYWTYGGFKLTERYTTLLRQDTRKSIIVRTPRDPVDVLKWQGNGKFSTGVEGSQNDTEYYLRLAEAYLIYAEAEARRPGGNLEDALKALNTLHMKRGNPELTASGPQELLSLIRKEKELELGAESGEDWYDIVRYIKNGDLQASAVKQSLTDENKLILPIPQVSVDASNHLIKQNPGY; from the coding sequence ATGAAATCTATATCAATCGCTTTAAGCTGTATGCTCTTCATGGGACTGCAGGCTTGTAAATTAACAGACGTTACAGACCTTAAGCCGGAAAATAAGCTGGATGAAAGTACTGTGGTAGTCGATATTCCTTCTGCTGAGAAATTATTGGCAGGTGCCTATTATAGTTTAAGAGATGAACCTCTTGCCAATCAGACACCAATTTATGTGGGACTGATGGGGCTGAACGTAACGGCCAGCGGTACATCCAGCAATCCTTATTTCACGAACAATGTTCCTCCTAATAACACTAATTTAAACAGCTATTTATATGGCGGGCCCTATCAACTGATTCAGACGGCTAATTTTGTGATTTTGAAAACAGGGGCATTAACCAGCACAGATCCGCGGAAGGCACAGATTATTGCCGAAGCAAAGTTTCTCCGTGCAATGGGACATTTTTACATCCTTCGTCTTTTCGGTCAGTTCTGGGATATGGGCTCCAGTTACGGAATGGAAATCAAGGACATTCCGAATTCGCCTGTTGCTGCGAGGGCAAGCGTCAAAGCATCTTATGAATTTATTCTTGCAGATCTGGATGTGGCCATTCGGGATTGCCCGGAGTATAAGACGGGAGTCATGAAGGGTTATGCCACAAAACTCGCTGCAAAAGCTTTAAAGGCCAGGGTTTTATTGTATGAAAAAGAGTATGCTGCCGCCGCTGTATTGGCTAAAGAGGTGATGTCCGGTCCGGCAGTATTGTCCGCAGATTTTGTCAACCTTTTTACAAATGAAAAGTACAATTCGGATGAAGTACTTTTGGGCTCCATCACTTTTGCAAATAACAACAATATCTATTATGAAAATGGAAAATCCTATTACTGGACCTATGGGGGATTTAAATTAACGGAACGGTATACGACACTGTTAAGACAGGATACCAGAAAATCGATTATTGTGAGGACACCCAGAGATCCTGTGGATGTGTTGAAATGGCAAGGTAATGGAAAGTTCAGTACGGGTGTGGAAGGGAGTCAGAATGATACAGAATATTATTTGCGACTGGCAGAAGCCTACCTGATTTATGCAGAAGCAGAGGCAAGAAGGCCAGGAGGGAATTTAGAAGATGCACTTAAAGCATTGAATACCTTGCATATGAAACGGGGTAATCCGGAACTGACCGCCTCCGGACCGCAAGAATTACTGAGCCTGATCAGGAAAGAGAAAGAACTGGAACTGGGCGCAGAATCGGGAGAAGATTGGTATGATATTGTTCGTTATATCAAAAACGGAGACCTGCAGGCATCAGCGGTAAAGCAAAGCCTTACAGACGAGAACAAACTGATTCTTCCCATACCACAAGTGAGTGTTGACGCTTCAAATCACTTAATTAAACAGAACCCTGGATACTAA
- a CDS encoding AhpC/TSA family protein produces MKKNIILLSLSSICLFATAQVKKDGYTINGKIEGLKSSHLYIYGLGGSDSVSVKNGAFSYKGSVKEPTRIYLTDRTGMQFELYVENVPVSIRGDVNAVEDMLISGGKTQQDQNVLKMTKKGLDKEQKQLFVRYEKAEKAKDSLAIAGIEKDLFKIYNESNALNKAFIRKHPKSYVSLINIKDLGMSTDYAELAALYQSLDASLKASPGGKKMEATLAVLQKGSNGQAMLDFTQNDMDGKPVRFSSFKGKYVLVDFWASWCGPCRAENPNVLKAYNDFKDKGFTVLGVSLDDSGDKWKAAVKEDKMPWTQVSDLKGWKNEVSTYYGIQGIPSNYLVDQNGLIIARNLRGEALQEKLKELMK; encoded by the coding sequence ATGAAAAAGAATATCATTTTATTAAGCTTAAGCAGCATTTGCCTGTTTGCAACTGCGCAGGTAAAAAAAGATGGGTATACCATCAACGGAAAAATTGAAGGACTAAAAAGTTCACATTTGTATATCTACGGTTTGGGAGGAAGCGATTCTGTTTCCGTAAAAAATGGCGCTTTTAGCTATAAGGGGAGCGTGAAGGAACCTACCCGGATTTACCTGACCGATCGAACAGGAATGCAGTTCGAGTTGTATGTTGAAAATGTTCCGGTAAGCATCAGGGGTGATGTAAATGCAGTTGAAGATATGCTGATCTCGGGAGGAAAAACGCAACAGGATCAAAATGTGTTAAAGATGACTAAGAAAGGCCTGGATAAAGAGCAAAAACAGCTTTTTGTCAGGTACGAAAAGGCAGAAAAAGCAAAAGATAGCCTGGCAATCGCAGGCATAGAAAAGGACCTTTTTAAAATCTACAACGAATCAAATGCGTTGAATAAGGCATTTATCAGGAAGCATCCTAAAAGTTATGTGAGCCTGATCAATATTAAGGACCTGGGCATGAGTACGGATTATGCGGAGCTGGCTGCGCTTTATCAATCACTGGATGCAAGCCTGAAGGCTAGTCCCGGAGGGAAAAAGATGGAAGCCACTTTAGCAGTGCTCCAAAAAGGAAGTAATGGTCAGGCGATGCTGGATTTTACCCAGAATGATATGGACGGTAAGCCCGTTCGTTTTTCTTCATTTAAAGGGAAATACGTATTGGTGGATTTCTGGGCAAGTTGGTGTGGACCCTGCAGAGCAGAGAATCCAAATGTGTTGAAAGCTTATAACGACTTCAAAGATAAAGGATTTACAGTGTTGGGTGTTTCGCTGGACGACAGTGGTGATAAATGGAAAGCGGCAGTGAAGGAAGATAAGATGCCATGGACTCAGGTGTCTGATTTAAAAGGCTGGAAAAATGAGGTTTCTACTTATTATGGAATTCAGGGCATTCCTTCCAACTACCTGGTAGACCAGAATGGACTGATCATTGCCAGAAACCTGAGGGGAGAGGCATTGCAGGAGAAGTTAAAAGAATTGATGAAATAG
- a CDS encoding Ada metal-binding domain-containing protein, which translates to MIFHLQLGHDPDERKRKLFSLIRTGKIKLAGYKKNKIYGLLNCTSGKGMKIENRVFFKDEEEALQAGYRPCAHCLREAYKIWKSAH; encoded by the coding sequence ATGATTTTTCATTTGCAGCTTGGCCATGATCCCGATGAACGAAAAAGAAAGCTCTTTTCTTTAATCAGGACCGGAAAGATCAAACTTGCAGGATACAAAAAAAACAAAATCTACGGGCTGCTGAACTGCACCTCCGGGAAAGGCATGAAAATAGAAAACAGGGTTTTCTTCAAAGATGAAGAGGAAGCCCTGCAGGCAGGTTACAGACCTTGTGCCCATTGCCTTCGGGAAGCCTACAAAATATGGAAATCAGCCCATTAA
- a CDS encoding DUF779 domain-containing protein yields MSIKRITTTEKAREVIATLKEEYGELMFHQSGGCCEGSYPHCFEKGGFLVGSNDVCIGEIEGCKFYMAGDQFEYWKHTRLTLDVIAGRAASFSLESTLDMGFLIHSRLFTEDELKDLEPVLPME; encoded by the coding sequence ATGAGCATCAAAAGAATCACAACTACAGAAAAAGCCAGGGAAGTTATTGCAACATTAAAGGAAGAATATGGGGAACTGATGTTCCATCAGAGTGGCGGTTGTTGTGAGGGCTCTTATCCGCATTGCTTTGAAAAAGGCGGATTTCTGGTCGGCTCCAATGATGTCTGCATCGGGGAGATCGAGGGTTGTAAATTTTATATGGCCGGAGATCAGTTTGAATACTGGAAACATACCCGGCTTACCCTGGATGTCATCGCTGGCCGTGCTGCCAGCTTTTCCCTGGAATCGACCCTGGACATGGGCTTCCTGATTCATTCCAGACTCTTTACCGAAGACGAGCTCAAAGATCTTGAACCGGTGCTCCCTATGGAATAA